Proteins encoded in a region of the Cytobacillus pseudoceanisediminis genome:
- a CDS encoding CynX/NimT family MFS transporter: MAGIIFVAFNLRPAITSVGPLIGAIRDETGISNGAAGLLTTLPLVAFALLSPFVPRIAQKLGSEWSILLGLTILGSGIAARSVGMLPPLYIGTILIGLGVGLCNVLLPGMVKEKFPQKVGLLTGIYTFSMGICAGLAPGFSIPIAEDLGLGWRLSLGVWTILILIAIIVWLPQIRLRKKKTEAPKGSAPKGSIWSSPIAWQVTLFMGLQSMVYFSTTTWLPEILHSQGREIAAAGWMVTVFQFSGLPVNFIIPVLADRLPNQKGIALGIGIFTFAGITGLLMNINAIISNISIVLLGIGLGAAISHSLTLIGLRAENAKQAASLSGMAQSVGYLLAAAGPILIGSLYDLFHSWTVPLIFLMAITAIFTISGIGAGRNQFVLQDKHNKQDKTASTIA, encoded by the coding sequence ATGGCCGGCATTATTTTTGTTGCTTTTAATTTACGCCCTGCGATTACATCAGTTGGGCCATTGATCGGAGCAATCCGGGATGAAACGGGAATTTCCAATGGTGCAGCAGGCCTTCTGACTACCCTTCCGCTCGTTGCCTTCGCCCTGCTCTCTCCTTTTGTTCCGAGGATTGCCCAAAAGCTTGGAAGTGAATGGAGCATTCTATTGGGTTTGACTATTTTGGGATCCGGCATTGCTGCACGTTCTGTAGGGATGCTTCCGCCTCTGTACATAGGAACTATTTTAATAGGTTTAGGCGTAGGTCTTTGCAATGTGCTTCTTCCTGGAATGGTCAAGGAAAAGTTTCCGCAGAAGGTTGGCCTGCTTACAGGCATTTATACATTTTCAATGGGGATTTGTGCAGGGCTTGCGCCAGGATTCAGTATCCCGATTGCAGAAGATCTTGGCCTGGGATGGAGGCTTTCACTTGGTGTATGGACCATCTTAATCCTTATCGCCATTATTGTCTGGCTTCCTCAGATCAGATTGCGAAAGAAAAAAACGGAAGCACCTAAAGGTTCTGCACCAAAGGGTTCTATCTGGTCCTCACCCATCGCCTGGCAGGTCACACTGTTTATGGGATTGCAATCAATGGTCTATTTCAGCACCACCACCTGGCTCCCCGAAATTCTTCATAGCCAGGGGCGGGAAATCGCTGCTGCTGGATGGATGGTAACAGTTTTCCAGTTTTCAGGACTCCCTGTTAATTTTATTATTCCGGTTCTTGCCGATCGGCTGCCTAACCAAAAGGGGATTGCTCTTGGCATCGGCATTTTCACTTTTGCCGGCATAACGGGACTCCTGATGAATATCAATGCCATCATCTCTAACATCAGTATTGTTCTCCTCGGGATTGGTCTTGGGGCTGCAATCAGTCATTCCTTAACCCTGATCGGCCTTCGTGCTGAAAATGCCAAACAGGCAGCCAGTCTTTCAGGAATGGCACAATCGGTCGGCTACCTGCTTGCCGCGGCAGGACCGATACTCATCGGCTCACTGTATGACCTGTTTCACTCCTGGACCGTTCCACTTATCTTCCTTATGGCCATTACTGCCATCTTTACTATTTCCGGAATTGGGGCAGGGCGTAATCAATTTGTTTTGCAGGATAAGCACAATAAACAGGATAAAACTGCTTCAACTATTGCATAA
- a CDS encoding PLP-dependent aminotransferase family protein has product MSELTPNLNFTSGEPLYVQLYKYIKNEIKTGNLAVNAKLPSKRKFARYLQVSENTIESAYEQLMAEGYIESKARKGYFVCEVEQYHFASENEEPLAEEKQHIEGKFMYHFTHSGVDIRTFPFSVFRKLTNQVLTRDNGEVLMLGHPQGEQELRNQIAKYLYKSRGVNCSPSQIILGSGTQYLMKTLLQLLDGSTFAVENPGYHRKLIIFEKGMDNVRDIPLDQDGLVLSKLKKSGANIVFVTPSHQFPCGMIMPIARRMQLLKWAKEKPGRYIIEDDYDSEFRYTGKPIPALQGLDKDEKVIYMGTFSKALLPSLRISYMVLPRPLLKIYQEDYFFYAQTVSRTDQEILIKFLQEDYWDKHIQKMRVVYRKKRDILIAAISKYFPPGSEVIGQDSGLHILLRPNNEMNEQQLIRKALEAGIKIYPVSQFGENDGHTVLLGFALLSEEELFEAIRVLARAWFEL; this is encoded by the coding sequence ATGTCCGAGTTAACGCCAAATCTAAACTTTACAAGCGGTGAGCCACTATATGTGCAATTATATAAATATATTAAAAACGAAATTAAGACAGGCAATCTGGCGGTAAATGCAAAGCTCCCATCCAAAAGGAAATTTGCCCGTTATCTTCAGGTTAGTGAGAATACAATTGAATCTGCATATGAACAGCTTATGGCTGAAGGATACATCGAATCGAAGGCACGCAAAGGATATTTTGTGTGTGAAGTTGAACAATATCATTTTGCTTCAGAAAATGAAGAGCCTCTCGCTGAAGAAAAGCAGCATATAGAGGGTAAGTTCATGTATCATTTTACTCATTCCGGGGTGGATATCAGGACGTTCCCATTTTCTGTGTTCCGGAAATTAACAAATCAAGTCCTGACAAGGGATAATGGCGAGGTTCTAATGCTTGGCCATCCTCAAGGCGAGCAGGAGCTGCGGAACCAGATCGCGAAGTATCTCTATAAATCCAGGGGTGTAAATTGTTCCCCAAGCCAAATCATTCTTGGATCTGGAACACAATATTTAATGAAAACGTTATTACAGCTGCTGGATGGAAGTACTTTTGCTGTTGAAAATCCGGGATATCACCGCAAGCTCATCATCTTTGAAAAAGGTATGGACAATGTGAGGGACATTCCTCTCGATCAAGATGGACTTGTTTTATCAAAGCTGAAAAAGTCAGGAGCAAACATCGTCTTTGTCACTCCATCTCACCAATTCCCTTGCGGAATGATTATGCCTATTGCCAGAAGGATGCAGCTTTTAAAATGGGCAAAGGAAAAACCTGGACGTTATATCATTGAAGATGACTATGACAGTGAATTCCGCTACACGGGCAAGCCGATTCCTGCCCTGCAGGGATTGGATAAGGATGAAAAAGTAATTTATATGGGCACATTCTCGAAAGCCCTGCTTCCCTCTCTAAGGATTAGTTATATGGTCCTTCCAAGACCTTTGCTGAAGATTTATCAGGAAGATTATTTCTTTTATGCGCAAACTGTTTCCCGGACAGATCAGGAGATTTTAATAAAATTTCTTCAGGAGGACTACTGGGATAAGCATATCCAGAAAATGAGGGTCGTTTATCGAAAGAAAAGAGATATCCTAATTGCTGCCATATCGAAGTATTTTCCACCAGGTTCTGAAGTAATCGGACAGGACTCAGGTTTGCACATATTACTTCGGCCGAATAATGAAATGAATGAACAACAGCTGATCAGGAAAGCCTTAGAGGCAGGAATAAAAATTTATCCTGTATCTCAATTTGGAGAAAATGACGGTCACACTGTATTGCTTGGTTTTGCCTTACTATCTGAAGAAGAGTTATTTGAAGCTATAAGGGTATTGGCCAGGGCATGGTTTGAATTGTAA
- a CDS encoding APC family permease: MEERVQLEKTFKPQWVWAIALGSAIGWGAFILPTEWMGKAGPIGAVIGLTIGALLMMVIAVSYGVLIEKYPVSGGEFAYAYIGFGRNHAFICGWFLTLGYICIVALNASALALLGKFMLPSLTNIGLLYEIGGWQVYLGEVAIATAALLIFAYFNIKGASISGKLQYIFCIILVAGVFLLTLSMLLSPSSDLSNLQPFFKPEIPALTGIIAIIAIAPWAYVGFDNIPQAAEEFNFPPKKAFMLIIYSLIVACILYSFMIIATAVAMPWQNLVAGKPIWGTGDVISDTLGAFGVLLLAISLCMGVFTGLNGFYVSSSRLLFAMGRAKVVPKVFSRLHPKHGTPYAGVLFTCAVCLFAPWFGRPVLLWIVDMSATGVTIAYFYTCFTAYKLFSWTEAADGKMVSPGKKLVALIGALSGLSFLGLLLIPGSPSALGAPSLIALLVWTVLGLAFYLYKRKEYKQIPKSTLDYYILGSTEKIGKEDKTDTDTQVSIKIDA; encoded by the coding sequence ATGGAAGAAAGGGTACAGCTGGAAAAAACGTTTAAGCCGCAATGGGTGTGGGCTATCGCGCTTGGTTCTGCCATTGGATGGGGAGCATTTATTCTGCCAACTGAATGGATGGGGAAAGCAGGGCCGATCGGTGCGGTGATCGGGTTAACCATTGGTGCTTTATTAATGATGGTGATTGCTGTCAGTTATGGGGTTTTAATTGAAAAGTATCCTGTTTCCGGCGGAGAATTTGCTTATGCATATATCGGGTTTGGGAGGAATCATGCTTTTATTTGCGGATGGTTTCTGACTCTTGGCTATATTTGTATTGTCGCCCTGAATGCATCTGCATTGGCCTTGCTCGGAAAGTTTATGCTTCCCTCGCTTACAAATATCGGTTTGTTATATGAAATAGGCGGCTGGCAGGTTTATCTGGGTGAAGTAGCAATAGCGACAGCAGCACTCCTGATCTTTGCCTATTTTAATATAAAGGGTGCTTCCATATCTGGTAAACTCCAATATATATTCTGTATTATCCTTGTTGCCGGTGTGTTTCTGCTTACTTTAAGTATGTTATTAAGTCCATCTTCAGATCTGTCAAATCTTCAGCCTTTTTTTAAGCCCGAGATTCCTGCCCTTACTGGAATCATTGCAATCATCGCTATTGCTCCATGGGCATACGTTGGTTTTGATAACATTCCTCAGGCGGCTGAAGAGTTTAATTTTCCTCCTAAGAAGGCATTCATGCTTATCATATATTCGTTAATTGTAGCCTGTATCTTATACTCCTTTATGATTATTGCAACAGCAGTGGCAATGCCATGGCAAAACCTTGTTGCCGGAAAGCCGATTTGGGGGACAGGTGATGTCATCTCTGATACTTTAGGTGCCTTCGGAGTACTTCTGCTCGCAATCTCCCTTTGTATGGGTGTATTCACAGGGCTTAACGGATTCTATGTATCTTCCAGCCGTTTATTGTTTGCGATGGGGAGAGCTAAAGTAGTTCCTAAAGTATTTTCCAGGCTTCATCCGAAGCATGGCACCCCATATGCAGGAGTTCTGTTCACATGTGCCGTGTGTCTGTTTGCCCCATGGTTTGGGCGTCCCGTCCTATTATGGATTGTTGACATGTCAGCAACAGGAGTAACCATTGCCTACTTTTATACTTGTTTCACAGCCTATAAGCTATTCAGCTGGACAGAAGCAGCCGATGGAAAAATGGTCTCACCCGGCAAAAAACTGGTTGCTCTGATAGGTGCACTAAGCGGTCTTTCATTTCTTGGATTGCTGCTCATTCCTGGGTCTCCATCAGCACTTGGAGCACCTTCACTGATCGCCTTACTGGTTTGGACAGTATTAGGATTAGCTTTCTATCTATATAAAAGGAAAGAATATAAGCAAATACCTAAAAGTACACTTGATTATTATATTTTAGGGAGTACAGAGAAAATTGGGAAGGAGGATAAGACTGACACTGATACCCAGGTTAGTATCAAAATAGATGCTTAA
- a CDS encoding PadR family transcriptional regulator, giving the protein MSMQIVILGLLKEKEYHPYEMKKVILEHKWDQLFPVTDGNLYHAIRKLEKHKWIQAEKREQVNNRPNRTVYQITEEGKNQLSEEIIEVFKKRMPEPRSLYPALLFIESPEVPAAAEHIKSWISDLKTESEVKHDYQDVIPNLIQEHYKGLNEFYMNWLSKILDALESV; this is encoded by the coding sequence ATGTCCATGCAAATCGTGATTCTCGGTCTTTTAAAAGAGAAAGAATATCATCCATATGAAATGAAAAAAGTTATTTTAGAACACAAATGGGATCAGCTATTCCCCGTTACGGACGGCAATTTATATCATGCCATCCGCAAACTAGAAAAACATAAGTGGATCCAGGCGGAAAAGCGGGAACAGGTGAATAACCGGCCAAACCGCACTGTCTATCAAATTACTGAAGAAGGAAAAAATCAGCTTTCAGAAGAGATCATTGAGGTGTTTAAAAAACGGATGCCTGAACCTCGTTCCCTTTATCCAGCCCTATTATTTATCGAATCACCCGAAGTCCCTGCAGCAGCAGAGCATATTAAATCCTGGATCTCCGATCTGAAGACAGAAAGTGAAGTGAAGCATGATTACCAAGACGTCATTCCGAACCTGATCCAGGAGCATTATAAAGGGTTAAATGAGTTTTATATGAATTGGCTTTCTAAAATTCTTGATGCATTAGAATCAGTATAA
- a CDS encoding selenium metabolism-associated LysR family transcriptional regulator, with the protein MNLDYLKVFYVTANNKSFSQTAKDLHLSQSSVSLQIKQLEEQWDCQLFERTTKKISLTPAGEILYHKVKKLIALMNETENELEELKGSVHGDLKVGASLTIGEHVLPFLLADFSSLYPKVSLHLNVYNSRHIVEKLLNHEINLGFIESMLSYPALKQVPFAKDELIIIASPENKFIKTDNITIEELLSVPIIIREKGSGTRQVMEDSFRRCHVDASKLNVIMELKHTEAIKSCVEAGLGISIISKSAVKKELRLGTLKQLNIDGITMQRDFYMIYHEEALKHTSRKLMEFISSRQ; encoded by the coding sequence ATGAACCTCGACTATTTGAAAGTATTTTATGTCACTGCAAATAATAAGAGTTTTTCTCAGACTGCCAAAGATCTTCACCTCTCTCAATCAAGTGTCAGCCTTCAAATCAAACAACTTGAAGAACAGTGGGATTGTCAGCTCTTTGAACGGACAACCAAAAAAATCTCGCTGACTCCTGCAGGCGAAATCCTTTATCATAAAGTCAAAAAGCTGATAGCTTTAATGAATGAAACTGAAAATGAACTTGAAGAACTAAAGGGAAGTGTACATGGGGACTTAAAGGTCGGAGCCAGCTTAACCATCGGGGAGCATGTCCTCCCCTTTTTATTAGCCGACTTTTCGAGTCTTTATCCAAAAGTCAGCCTGCATTTAAATGTATACAACTCCAGGCATATCGTTGAGAAGCTGTTAAATCATGAAATCAATTTAGGATTCATTGAATCCATGCTCTCCTACCCAGCCTTAAAACAAGTTCCATTTGCCAAAGATGAGTTGATTATCATAGCCTCTCCTGAAAATAAATTCATTAAGACGGACAATATAACCATCGAGGAGCTGCTCTCAGTTCCTATTATTATCCGTGAAAAAGGATCAGGAACAAGGCAAGTGATGGAGGATTCCTTTAGAAGATGCCATGTAGATGCATCCAAATTGAATGTCATTATGGAACTGAAACACACCGAAGCCATAAAATCCTGTGTAGAAGCAGGATTAGGAATTTCCATCATCTCAAAATCTGCTGTAAAAAAAGAACTTCGGCTCGGTACTTTAAAGCAATTAAATATAGACGGAATTACAATGCAGCGGGACTTTTACATGATCTATCATGAGGAAGCCCTGAAACATACCAGCAGGAAGCTGATGGAATTTATATCATCAAGACAATAA
- a CDS encoding DMT family transporter, with the protein MSNSRRLGLAMIISGASLWGLSGPMLQWFFQETHLSSSDYLVIRLIAAGIFTLIFLSCRKVNVFAIWKHPRHWIQLLLFAVLGMLGGQYAFIETIQVSNAVTATLFQFAGPVLITIYVAIESRRWPSKTHLLAIVTALSGIFLLITNGSLDQILLTDKALWIGFLTALGFAFYTLQPVSLIKTWGTMTIIGWGMLLGGIVLYLLMPSFSFASMAVALNIGTLSMLIAIIVISTLSFLFYIGSLKYLSPTETSLLSSIEPLVAALISFLWLKETFGSYQLLGGVFIIAGVLFLSMKEKEEEVMILQQKGA; encoded by the coding sequence ATGAGCAATTCACGCAGGCTGGGACTGGCCATGATTATAAGCGGTGCTTCTTTGTGGGGATTATCTGGTCCAATGCTCCAGTGGTTTTTTCAGGAGACCCACTTATCATCAAGCGATTATTTAGTTATCAGATTGATTGCGGCAGGCATTTTCACGCTCATTTTCTTATCATGCCGAAAAGTAAATGTATTTGCGATATGGAAACATCCCCGCCACTGGATACAGCTACTTCTTTTTGCTGTTTTGGGGATGCTTGGAGGGCAATATGCTTTTATTGAAACCATTCAGGTGAGCAATGCCGTTACAGCCACCCTGTTTCAATTTGCTGGTCCGGTGCTGATCACGATTTATGTGGCAATCGAGTCCAGAAGATGGCCATCCAAGACCCATTTGCTGGCCATTGTCACCGCTTTATCAGGAATTTTTCTGCTTATTACCAATGGATCTCTGGACCAAATTCTCTTGACAGATAAGGCTTTATGGATCGGATTTTTAACTGCGCTGGGATTTGCCTTTTATACATTGCAGCCTGTTTCCCTCATTAAGACCTGGGGAACGATGACAATCATAGGCTGGGGAATGCTGCTTGGCGGAATCGTCCTATATTTACTGATGCCATCATTCAGCTTTGCCAGCATGGCAGTTGCCCTTAATATTGGTACATTATCTATGTTAATTGCCATTATTGTGATCAGCACCCTCTCCTTTTTGTTCTATATAGGAAGTCTGAAGTATCTTTCCCCCACAGAAACCAGTCTTTTATCCAGTATTGAGCCGCTTGTGGCAGCTTTGATATCCTTCCTGTGGCTAAAAGAAACCTTCGGAAGCTATCAACTGCTCGGCGGTGTTTTCATCATTGCTGGAGTACTTTTCCTATCAATGAAAGAAAAAGAAGAGGAAGTCATGATTTTGCAGCAAAAAGGGGCTTAA
- a CDS encoding YeiH family protein, protein MLTLILAVLAGQIANLPFFSILGIMILSILMGGIWGNTLSVPADAHSGIQFSSKVLLRAGIILLGFRLNLQEIISAGFSIMIIDVVVIVFTMSFILLLGKAFRINKKLSALLAAGTAICGAAAIIAIAPIVKSKEEQTAVAVSCIAVLGTIGAILYIVLFPLLPISEQEYGVLAGATLHELAHVVAAGVPGGDASSDSAILVKLGRVLLLIPVALIISFVYSRKNSGKSRNIGKLPIPWFIFGFLLTSLINTLFSIPGSIVSIFLLLSTYLLAMGMAGLGLNIKWKDFVKVGFKPVAVAIAGFLGLLAITPLLLLLYKIFKCPSIDYNREGSYRIEGEYL, encoded by the coding sequence TTGCTGACCCTCATCCTTGCGGTTCTGGCTGGCCAAATTGCCAATCTTCCCTTTTTCTCCATTCTCGGAATCATGATCCTCTCCATTCTGATGGGAGGCATTTGGGGAAATACGCTATCTGTACCTGCGGACGCTCATTCAGGTATTCAGTTTTCAAGCAAGGTACTGCTTCGTGCAGGGATTATTTTACTGGGCTTTAGGCTGAATTTGCAGGAAATTATATCAGCAGGTTTTTCAATCATGATCATCGATGTTGTGGTCATCGTCTTTACCATGAGTTTCATCCTGCTTTTGGGCAAAGCGTTCAGAATCAATAAGAAATTGTCAGCTTTGCTTGCTGCAGGCACTGCTATTTGCGGAGCGGCAGCCATTATTGCGATTGCGCCTATTGTCAAAAGCAAGGAAGAGCAAACCGCAGTTGCAGTTTCATGCATAGCAGTTTTAGGGACCATAGGGGCCATTTTGTATATTGTTTTATTTCCCTTGCTGCCTATTAGCGAGCAGGAATATGGTGTATTAGCCGGCGCAACACTGCACGAACTTGCCCATGTAGTGGCGGCTGGTGTTCCAGGCGGAGATGCCAGCAGTGACTCTGCCATACTGGTTAAACTCGGAAGAGTATTATTGCTGATACCAGTTGCCCTTATTATCAGTTTTGTTTACAGCAGAAAAAACAGCGGTAAAAGCCGGAATATAGGGAAGCTGCCAATTCCATGGTTTATTTTTGGATTTCTGCTTACCAGCCTGATCAATACTCTTTTCTCCATCCCCGGAAGTATCGTCAGCATCTTCTTATTGCTTAGCACCTACCTCCTCGCAATGGGAATGGCAGGGCTTGGGCTTAATATTAAATGGAAAGACTTCGTGAAAGTAGGCTTTAAACCAGTGGCTGTTGCCATAGCAGGCTTTCTGGGTCTTCTTGCCATAACCCCTCTGCTGCTCCTGCTATATAAAATTTTTAAATGTCCCTCTATCGATTACAATAGAGAGGGAAGTTACAGGATTGAAGGAGAATATTTATGA
- a CDS encoding RNA polymerase sigma factor: protein MKSKSDEELIELIVQNHRPALEELYDRYVKLIYSFSIKITKGDTEKTKEIVQQVFLRLWTTKSTYNASQGQFVNWLLTITRNISIDLIRKEQKYKGTVQLELEDWQQMQGLPADDVQQQVTRNQLKQQIQEAKRHLSEPQQRLINLLYWEGYSLSEIAELEQKPLGTIKSRLHQALKKLRNNFSGKIGGVRHGE, encoded by the coding sequence ATGAAGTCTAAGTCAGATGAAGAACTAATAGAATTAATTGTTCAAAATCATCGGCCAGCACTTGAAGAGCTATATGACCGATATGTAAAGCTTATTTATAGCTTCTCCATAAAAATAACCAAAGGCGATACGGAAAAAACGAAAGAAATTGTTCAGCAGGTGTTCCTTCGGCTTTGGACGACAAAAAGCACCTATAATGCATCCCAAGGACAGTTTGTGAACTGGCTTCTCACCATAACTCGAAACATTTCCATAGATCTCATCCGTAAAGAACAAAAATATAAAGGAACGGTCCAATTGGAGCTTGAGGACTGGCAGCAAATGCAAGGTCTACCAGCTGATGATGTACAGCAGCAAGTTACCAGAAATCAGCTAAAACAGCAGATTCAAGAAGCAAAACGACATCTCTCTGAACCTCAGCAGCGCCTGATCAACTTATTATATTGGGAAGGGTACTCCTTAAGTGAAATTGCAGAACTTGAACAAAAGCCGCTGGGTACGATTAAAAGCCGCCTGCATCAGGCCTTAAAGAAACTGCGGAATAATTTCAGCGGGAAAATAGGAGGTGTTCGGCATGGAGAATAA
- a CDS encoding COG4315 family predicted lipoprotein: protein MKTKVYFWTILLACILFAGCSSQEKPESTGTKEQAQETTTAVNNESEKDLAESDAKLQLMENKKIGKYLTDAKGMALYFFAKDQPNTSNCSGDCLENWPAFYSEDFAVPEGFNKEDFGTITRADTGEKQTTYKGYPLYYFVKDGASGDVKGQGVKDVWFIVNSETSFAQ from the coding sequence ATGAAAACAAAAGTTTATTTTTGGACAATTCTTTTAGCTTGCATACTTTTTGCAGGATGCAGCTCTCAGGAAAAACCAGAAAGCACAGGTACAAAAGAACAAGCACAAGAAACAACAACAGCGGTTAACAACGAGTCAGAAAAAGATCTTGCAGAATCGGATGCGAAACTTCAACTGATGGAAAACAAAAAAATTGGTAAATATCTTACAGATGCTAAAGGTATGGCACTTTACTTCTTTGCAAAAGATCAGCCAAATACATCAAATTGCAGTGGAGATTGCCTTGAAAACTGGCCTGCTTTCTACTCTGAAGATTTTGCCGTTCCGGAAGGATTTAATAAAGAAGACTTCGGAACGATTACTCGCGCTGACACTGGTGAGAAACAAACGACCTACAAGGGCTATCCGCTTTACTACTTCGTAAAGGACGGAGCATCTGGTGATGTAAAGGGACAAGGCGTCAAAGATGTTTGGTTTATTGTTAACAGCGAAACATCATTTGCACAATAA
- a CDS encoding extracellular solute-binding protein produces MKKFSFLMVCLFVMAGAAGFTAFSNSAEPANSSVEAAQTEAVQVYGPGGPLGPIKETAEKFSAETGIRVNVTAGPESNWIQQAKEDADLIYGGSEYMMQSFVFNHPGMIDEKSRTELYTRAAGILVRKGNPKKIESLEDLTKPGVKIVDVNGAGQLGLWEDLAGRKGLIAGLNQNMDISVKTSAEAIDLWKTNSKLDAWITYESWHYRLKEETELIQMPEDEKIYRGTPIAIAKASQHKKEAKKFIEYLQTESAHKIFQKWGWN; encoded by the coding sequence ATGAAAAAGTTTTCTTTCCTGATGGTTTGTCTATTTGTTATGGCAGGTGCAGCGGGTTTTACGGCATTTTCGAATTCCGCAGAGCCGGCAAATTCTTCAGTTGAAGCCGCACAGACTGAAGCTGTTCAAGTTTATGGTCCAGGTGGTCCTTTGGGCCCGATAAAGGAGACTGCAGAAAAGTTTTCAGCTGAAACAGGTATCAGGGTGAACGTAACGGCTGGACCGGAATCCAATTGGATTCAGCAGGCAAAGGAGGATGCTGACCTGATTTACGGAGGTTCAGAGTATATGATGCAAAGCTTTGTTTTTAACCACCCTGGAATGATAGACGAAAAATCACGAACAGAGCTGTATACTCGTGCTGCTGGCATTCTGGTAAGAAAAGGAAACCCCAAAAAAATAGAATCCCTAGAGGATTTAACAAAGCCAGGAGTTAAAATAGTGGATGTTAACGGTGCAGGCCAGCTTGGTCTTTGGGAAGACCTGGCAGGAAGAAAGGGCCTGATCGCTGGTTTAAATCAAAACATGGATATTTCAGTCAAAACCAGTGCTGAAGCCATTGATCTTTGGAAGACTAATTCAAAGCTGGATGCATGGATCACATATGAGTCCTGGCATTATCGCTTGAAAGAGGAAACAGAATTAATCCAAATGCCGGAAGATGAAAAGATTTACAGAGGAACACCTATTGCTATTGCCAAAGCTTCGCAGCATAAAAAAGAGGCTAAAAAATTCATAGAGTATCTACAAACGGAATCAGCCCATAAGATTTTTCAAAAATGGGGATGGAACTAA
- a CDS encoding anti-sigma factor, with protein MENKCDNLSLYIINELNNQDKKQFEDHLLKCAKCQQELKSIQETWQMLSYDVEETEVPESLKSQVMDFVFEENKFLKHEEKIEAEPISFKERILSVTKRHFSPLSTAVTAILIICLIGFYWNSLQLKDTIKSLENKAADPTQIVTTYSLTGQSLAASATGSAYLLQEGTETSLVIALNNMPITKGNEVYQVWLLKNGNRQSAGTLIPDQNGSGLITYRLPPEYSFEDIGITLEPNPFNTQPQGQKVLGT; from the coding sequence ATGGAGAATAAATGTGATAATTTATCTTTATATATTATAAATGAACTTAATAACCAAGATAAAAAACAGTTCGAAGACCATCTGCTAAAATGCGCAAAATGCCAGCAGGAACTGAAATCTATACAAGAAACATGGCAAATGCTTTCTTATGATGTAGAAGAAACAGAGGTACCGGAATCATTGAAGTCACAAGTGATGGATTTTGTCTTTGAAGAAAATAAATTTCTTAAACACGAAGAAAAAATAGAAGCCGAACCGATTAGCTTTAAAGAACGAATTTTATCAGTTACCAAAAGGCATTTCTCACCCCTATCCACTGCTGTAACAGCTATTTTAATCATTTGTTTAATTGGGTTTTATTGGAACAGCCTTCAATTGAAAGATACTATTAAGTCATTAGAGAATAAAGCTGCTGATCCGACACAAATTGTTACGACTTATTCCTTAACAGGGCAAAGCTTAGCTGCTTCTGCAACCGGCAGCGCATACCTTCTTCAGGAAGGTACGGAAACAAGTCTTGTCATTGCCTTGAATAATATGCCTATTACGAAGGGTAATGAGGTTTACCAAGTATGGCTGTTAAAAAACGGAAACCGGCAAAGTGCTGGCACTTTGATACCTGATCAAAACGGCAGCGGACTTATCACCTACCGCCTGCCTCCAGAATATTCGTTTGAAGATATTGGGATTACATTGGAACCTAATCCGTTTAACACTCAGCCGCAAGGACAAAAAGTGCTGGGAACCTAA